A single Phragmites australis chromosome 4, lpPhrAust1.1, whole genome shotgun sequence DNA region contains:
- the LOC133914764 gene encoding uncharacterized protein LOC133914764, producing the protein MFVGVSPSVTLFRHFFALRPPTGAAESQGWPEAPRPAPTPEPSAPELSAPAEPGLASAAAEPGPAGAAVVPGTTDAAAEPGPADAAAEPGPADAAAETETQPPLERSAPSKPAPSAPSAGQVTAWQFSGTPSPPGEARRGSST; encoded by the exons atgttcgtgggggtgtcGCCGTCGGTGACACTCttccggcatttcttcgcgCTTCG gccacctacgggcgccgccgagAGCCAGGGttggccggaggcgccgaggccagcGCCaacccccgagccgagcgcgcccgagCTGAGTGCaccggcggagccagggctggcaagcgcggcggcggagccggggCCAGCGGGTGCGGCAGTGGTGCCGGGGACGACGGACGCGGCAGCggagccggggccggcggacgcggcggcagaGCCagggccggcggatgcggcggccgagacaGAGACGCAGCCGCCGCTCGAGCGTTCAGCACCGTCCAAGCCCGCCCCGAGCGCACCGAGCGCGGGGCAGGTGACTGCGtggcagttttcggggaccccgagccccccgggggaggctcgcaggggttCCAGCACCTag
- the LOC133916366 gene encoding protein MODIFIER OF SNC1 11-like: MASQSSTPADAAAPSPAAAATGEVPPSAASSTPAQNPAAAATATAGATDLEKKMRRAERFGTQVVMSEEEKRSSRAERFGTRSSNVKEEEKKKSRAERFGLASSSPSFEEAKKKARLERFGQGTNVDKAEEEKRKARALRFAETSSGSPRGNSKDDSKPDAATVTGTA; the protein is encoded by the exons ATGGCGTCTCAGAGCTCCACGCCCGCAGACGCCgccgcgccgtcgccggcggccgCAGCCACCGGGGAGGTGCCTCCGAGCGCCGCTTCCTCCACGCCCGCGCAAAACCCTGCAGCTGCCGCGACCGCGACGGCAGGGGCCACGGATCTAGAGAAGAAGATGCGCCGCGCGGAGCGGTTTGGGACGCAGGTGGTGATGTCCGAGGAGGAGAAGCGCAGCAGCCGTGCCGAGAG GTTTGGGACTCGATCTTCAAATGtaaaggaggaagagaagaagaagtccagggCTGAGAG GTTTGGCCTTGCCTCATCCTCTCCTTCTTTTGAAGAGGCTAAGAAAAAAGCTCGTTTAGAACGATTTGGTCAGGGTACAAATGTTGACAaggcagaagaagaaaaacgaaAGGCACGGGCCCTCAG GTTTGCAGAAACATCTAGTGGATCACCTCGGGGAAACAGCAAGGATGACTCCAAGCCG GACGCAGCCACTGTGACAGGCACAGCGTGA